The sequence GGGCGGGCTGACGCGCGAGGCGCTCGGGGAGAAGCTGGCGGCGGCGGGCGTGGACGCGGAGCGGCGTGCGCGCGTGCTCTTCGTGCTGGAGGCGTGTGACCTGGGCCGCTACGGCGGCGGGGTGGAGCCGGGCGAGCGGCGCAAGGTGCTGGCGACCGCGGCGGCGGTGATGGAAGGCTGGACCGCATGAGCGACGCGGCGACGCAGGGCTACTACACCGCCGAGGAAGCGGAGGCCGTCTTCCAGCAGGCCAACGACGCGTACGGGCGCGAGGACTACGCCACCGCGCAGTCCCACTACGAGAAGCTCATCGCCCACGGCTTCGGCGGGCCGGACGTGCTCTACAACCTGGGCACCACGCACCTGGCCCGGGGCGACCTGGGCCGCGCGGTGCTGGCGCTGGAGCAGGCCCGGAAGCAGGGCGGCCACGCCACGGACCTGGAGGCCAACCTTGCCCTGGCGCGAGCGCGGCAGGTGGACAAGGTGGTGGGCGCCGCCGCGGACGAAGCCTTCCTCCCCCGGCTGGCCGCGGCGACGGACGGCGCGGCGGTGGCGTGGGTCTTCTTCGTCGCGTGGCTGGTGGGCTTCGCGCTGCTGCTCATCCGGCGCCTCTTCCCCGCGCTGCGGCGCACGGCGGTGGCGGTGGTGGCCGGCCTCTGTCTCACGGCGGCGGTGCCGGCGGCGATGCTCCTGGCGGCGCACATCTGGGTGCACCAGAACGTGCATGAGGCGGTGGTGCTGTCGCCCACACTGGTGGCGCGGGAGCTGCCTCGCTCGGAGGGACGCTCCCTCTTCGAGGTGCACGCCGGCCTCAAGGTGCAGCTCCTGGAGGAGACGGGGAAGTACGTGCGCATCCGCCTGCCCAACGGCCTGGAGGGCTGGGCGGAGCGCGACGGCGTCGCTGAAATCTAGGCGGGGCTGGAGCGACCCCCGCCCGCGCGGAAAACCGGCGGTGGACCGCTTTCGTACAGAGGGGCGGCCGGGAGGCGTCGCTTCGCTGGACGCGGCCTGGGCAATGGCCTACGAGGGGCCCCGAGGAACCATGGCTGGCAACGCGCAGGCACCCTTCCACATCCTCCTCGTCGAGGACGAGCCCGTCATCCGCGAGCTGGTGCGCTCCATGTTGAGCGACGGCGCGGTGGACGTGGTCTGCGCGGCCAATGGTATTGAAGGCCTGAAGCTGGCCCGCGACCGCACCTTCCACCTCATCCTGATGGACGTGGTGCTGCCGCAGCTGGACGGCGTCTCCGTGTGCCGCATCCTGAAGAGCGACCCCGTCACGGCGAAGGTGCCGCTCTACATGCTCACCGCGAAGGCGAAGAAGGCGGACGTGGAGAGCGCGACGCAGGCGGGCGCGGACGGCTACATCCACAAGCCCTTCCGGGGCGCGGAGCTGATGGACCTGGTGGAGCGCCTGCGCACGGCCCGCACGGCCGCGGAGTGACGCTCCACCGGTAGGCCTTACGGCAGGTGCGGATGGAGGAAGCGGGCCAGGGCGATGAGGTCGTCCCAGTCCAGCTCGCCGAACTCCAGCGCGACGCCGTCCACTTCCCGGCGGCGGATGGTGCACATGGTGACGAGCTCGCGGTCGCCCGGCAGCGGCAGGGCGATGGTGAGCGCGCGCTGCGAGTCCGCCGGGTGGGCCTGGAGGAACAGGCCGTTCATGGAGATGTCGCGCGCCTGCGCCGTCACGGTGCGGCCCGACAGGAGCACCTTCACCTGGAGACGCGCTTCGACGCGCGGGTGGTAGCGCTCGCGCTCGTTCGGACGGGGGCCGTTGGAGGGGGTCATCATCGGAGTGCTCACCTTCAAGTGCGACAGGACGCGACAACTGTGAAGCAGGTTGGCGCGGAGGCAAGTTTTCGGGTTTTGCTTTGCCGTCCCGTGCCGTGGACCCGGCGCGAGCCCACCCGGGACGCCTGACGCGGAGGCAGTGGAGCGCGCCTCTGTCGTTTCAAGGGGTTGGGCCCTGGCACGGACGGTGGAAGGCAGCCCCGGCGAATCCCTGCCGGAGGCACCCCTTGGAAGACCGTCGCATCCCGTCGTTGAGCATCGCCCCGTCCATCGAGCGCCAGACGCCGAAGACGGAGTTCGGCCCCACGTTGGCGCGAGCGGCGCGCGAGGTGGTGCGCACGGGAGCGGGGCTCGTGGGCGGCATGCTGCCGTCGGGTGCCATCTCCAGCGCGGTGGTGTCCTCGCTGGCCGGCACGGTGTCCGCGGCGGTGCCGGCCGAGGCGGTGTCGTCGGTGCCCGCGACGGGTGGTGCCTCCGCGATGTCCGCGCGCGCGAGCACGGCGGGGACGGGGGCCGCGGCAACGGGGAAGGGGGAGGCGTGGGACCTGCTGGAGGCGCAGAAGCTGATGGCCGCGGACGGCCAGAAGTTCAACGTGGCCTACCTCTCGCTCCAGAACGAGATGCAGAAGGAGAGCCGCGAGCACAACGCCATCTCCAACATCATGAAGGTCCGCCACGACTCGGCGAAGGCCGCCATCAACAACATCCGCTGAGGCGCGTTCGCGATGGCCATCGACAAGTTGGGAGCCGTGGGCGGAGCGGGCCCTTCGCCCGCGGTGGAGTCCGGCAGGGAGACCTTCGGCAAGGTGCTGGAGGGCGTGCGCGAGCCCGCGTCGCGTCCCGTGCCGGTGACGACGGAGGGGCCGCCGAAGCCGGTGCGAACGCCCACCGAGGCCACTGCCGGAACGGAGCGGGCGAGGGCGGGCTGCGCGGAGGTGAAGCCGGGCGCTCGCGTGGATTCGGTCCACGCAGCACGGAGTCAGCAGGCGGTGGAGGTGCTGGACCGGGTGGGGCAGGCGCAGCAGCGGCTGGACCACATCCTGAAGCTCGCCGAGTCCGGCCGCACGTTCAGTCCCTCGGAGTTGCTCGCGCTCCAGGCCCACGTCTACCGCGCCAGCCAGGAGCTCGATCTCGCCGGCAAGGTCGTCGAGAAGGCCACTGGCGGAGTCAAGCAGGTCCTCCAGACCCAGGTGTGAGGAGTCCTTCCTTCCATGCGTTCCGCTCCCCTTCGTTGTCTGTGTTTCCTCCTCCTCCTGGGCGCCTCCGCGTGCCGGGAGCGTATCCAGCACGGCCTTGATGAGCGTCAGGCCAACGAGCTGCAGACGGTGCTCGTCGAGCGGGGGCTCGACGCGCGCAAGGTGCCCGAGCCGGGCAAGAAACCCACCTGGGCCATCGAGGTGTCGGACGCGCAGTCCTCGGACGCGGTGCGCATCCTGGCGGAGCTGGGCCTGCCGAGGCTCGCCGCGGAGACGGGCTGTGACGTGTTCGGCGGGAGCGGGCTCGTGCGCTCGCCGCTGGAGGAGCAGGTCTGCCGTGTCCGGGGAATGGAGCGCGAGCTGGAGAAGACGCTCCAGACGGTGGACGGCGTGCTGCTGGCGCGGGTGCACCTGGTGGTTCCACCTCCGCCCAGGCCCGGTCAGGCCGCGGCACCCTCGAAGGCCTCGGCCATGTTGCGTGCGGCGCCCGGCGGCGCGACGCGCGTGCGCAAGTCAGCGGACACGCTGCGCGAGCTCATCGCGGGAGGCGTGGAGGGGCTGTCCCCGGAGGCGGTGTCGCTGCTGGTGGATGAGGTGACGACGCACGTGGAGGCGCCGCCCCCGAAGGGAGCACCCGTGCCCCTGCGGCTGCGGTGGGTACTTGCCCTGCTGGAGGTGCTGGTGACGGGACTGTCCGGCGCGCTCGTGTGGACGACGCTGCGCTGGAGGCATTACCAGGCGCTCGCGGAACAGCCTCCGGTGGCGCCGCCTGCTCCGCCTGCGCCGCCCACGCCCGCGCGGCCGGTGGTGACTCCGGGCTCCACGCGCAAGCTGGCCTGAGCACGCCATGGAAGCCACACGCGTGGGACGGGCGATGCGCATGGCCAGGAAGCTCCTGCCATCGCGCAAGGAGGCACCCCAGGCCGCGGTGGCGGACGTCACGCTGCCCGCGCTGTCGCTGCCCCTGGAGCGCATCGCGCTGGTCGTCTGCGTCCTGTCAAGGGAGCGTGCAGCGGAGTTGCTGGGCGGTCTGGTGGACGCGGAAGCGGGAAGGGCGCTGCGGCATCTGGAGCGCTTCGCCGCCATGCCTTCCGCACAGCGGCAGGCCAAGGTGTCGGTGGAGTTCGGCGAGCGGGCGGACGCCGCGAACCGGTTGGCCCTCTTCCTGGAGTCGGCCCCCGAAGTCTTGCGCCAGGAGGCCCTGCGCGGACTTCCGCCGTATCACCGGAGCCGGTTTCCCCAATGGGAGACGACCGCATCACGGGAGGAGGCCGCACCGGGCCTGACCGCCCTGGCGGAGCGGCGCATCCGCGAAGCCCTGCGCTGAGCGTCTTGGGGCGTGGAGGGCCATCCCGATGACGGACATCCCCCTCCCGCCAACACCCTGATTCCACGAGCAGGCCCCCTGGCCATGGCCATGCACAGGGGACGTGTGTCCATCGCCGTCCCGGAGTGCCGGATGCAAACGACGAGTCCCATCAGAACTCCCAGCGCCGCGAAGAAGCCCACGCGGCCGTTCCGTCCAGGAGCGCGCCGGCTGACGCGGGCCCACCTGGTGCTGGGACAGCGGCCCCAGGTGGGGAGATGGGGTGCGGAGCTCCTGCGCGACGTGGGCGCGGCGCTGTCACGGGACTTGAGTGCGACGGTGCAGGTGGAGGGGCACCTGGTGCCGGCGGCGGTCCAGCCGGAGCGTGACCTGGCAGTGGGCATGGTGTTCGCGCTGGTGGAGCTGTCCGCGGTGGGCGGCACCGCCATCGTGGAACTGGAGATGCCGTGGGTCTTCGCGGCGCTGGCGAAGCTGGCGGGGGCGGGACTGCGGCCATCCCCCGTGACGGAGCTGACCCGGCTGGAAGAGTCCACGCTGGTGTACCTGCTGCTGTCCGCCCTGGCCGCGATGCGCGGGCAGGGTGAATGGGTGCGAAGGCTGGGACCGCGATTGTCCGCGGTGTCGATGCGGCGCAGTGACGTGCTGACGCGAGTCGACCCGAGACAGCCCTATGTCGCGGTGTTGCTGACGGCAACGGTGGAGGACGCGACGGTGGGAGGCCGGGTGCTCCTGCCCGCCCGTGCCGTGCAGACCGCGTTTCAGGAACTGCCCGTGGAGCCCGCGGGCGCCGTCGCGCCCCAGGTGCTGGCGGCATCGGTGTCCGCGCGCTGCCTCGTGGGACGCAGCCCGTTGCAGGCCTCGGCCGTGGATGCGCTGTCCGCGGGGGACGTCGTGCTCTTCGAGGGCGTGCGCCTCCGCGAAGGCCGCGTCGAGGGGACGGGACAGCTGATCACCCGGGGCTTCGCGCTCCGG is a genomic window of Corallococcus macrosporus containing:
- a CDS encoding SH3 domain-containing protein; translation: MSDAATQGYYTAEEAEAVFQQANDAYGREDYATAQSHYEKLIAHGFGGPDVLYNLGTTHLARGDLGRAVLALEQARKQGGHATDLEANLALARARQVDKVVGAAADEAFLPRLAAATDGAAVAWVFFVAWLVGFALLLIRRLFPALRRTAVAVVAGLCLTAAVPAAMLLAAHIWVHQNVHEAVVLSPTLVARELPRSEGRSLFEVHAGLKVQLLEETGKYVRIRLPNGLEGWAERDGVAEI
- a CDS encoding response regulator is translated as MAGNAQAPFHILLVEDEPVIRELVRSMLSDGAVDVVCAANGIEGLKLARDRTFHLILMDVVLPQLDGVSVCRILKSDPVTAKVPLYMLTAKAKKADVESATQAGADGYIHKPFRGAELMDLVERLRTARTAAE
- a CDS encoding PilZ domain-containing protein — its product is MMTPSNGPRPNERERYHPRVEARLQVKVLLSGRTVTAQARDISMNGLFLQAHPADSQRALTIALPLPGDRELVTMCTIRRREVDGVALEFGELDWDDLIALARFLHPHLP
- a CDS encoding ATP-dependent helicase HrpB, which encodes MAIDKLGAVGGAGPSPAVESGRETFGKVLEGVREPASRPVPVTTEGPPKPVRTPTEATAGTERARAGCAEVKPGARVDSVHAARSQQAVEVLDRVGQAQQRLDHILKLAESGRTFSPSELLALQAHVYRASQELDLAGKVVEKATGGVKQVLQTQV
- a CDS encoding flagellar M-ring protein FliF, translating into MRSAPLRCLCFLLLLGASACRERIQHGLDERQANELQTVLVERGLDARKVPEPGKKPTWAIEVSDAQSSDAVRILAELGLPRLAAETGCDVFGGSGLVRSPLEEQVCRVRGMERELEKTLQTVDGVLLARVHLVVPPPPRPGQAAAPSKASAMLRAAPGGATRVRKSADTLRELIAGGVEGLSPEAVSLLVDEVTTHVEAPPPKGAPVPLRLRWVLALLEVLVTGLSGALVWTTLRWRHYQALAEQPPVAPPAPPAPPTPARPVVTPGSTRKLA
- the sctQ gene encoding type III secretion system cytoplasmic ring protein SctQ, coding for MQTTSPIRTPSAAKKPTRPFRPGARRLTRAHLVLGQRPQVGRWGAELLRDVGAALSRDLSATVQVEGHLVPAAVQPERDLAVGMVFALVELSAVGGTAIVELEMPWVFAALAKLAGAGLRPSPVTELTRLEESTLVYLLLSALAAMRGQGEWVRRLGPRLSAVSMRRSDVLTRVDPRQPYVAVLLTATVEDATVGGRVLLPARAVQTAFQELPVEPAGAVAPQVLAASVSARCLVGRSPLQASAVDALSAGDVVLFEGVRLREGRVEGTGQLITRGFALRGEFLADGFSTGSVHSHAARQESDMATNKRSEAMPPLPVDVEIELTRLLLPLSELATLKPGTLLPLHVNASSPVLLRVGDRVVARAELVEIEGEVGARILALLP